A portion of the Flavobacterium magnum genome contains these proteins:
- a CDS encoding T9SS type A sorting domain-containing protein, with product MKKQLLFLLLIPLSGLYAQDYTPLQVSSGFTADVIADGLNPSAVSTSIAVDAADFNFMSADFQANDGDTPPAYALPVSGLIESTTISGLTYQLAPYYENNSLRIESQDEVGSLTFSNPVMATTLYIMACTGSGQGTIIGNIYFSDGTSQEITPVVVPDWFYSNALPVITSGFGRVNRVNDVIENPAGNPRLYQVEVAILPENQGKLISSMDFTKTSSAQGIVNIFAVSAHVLGSCPSPTEFFVSSTADGAGISWTPSPIAPASGYDYYYSTDPTEPSDMQNPSGNVNASTTYVSLSGLGIGQHYYFWVRANCSASDKGTWQLVEFTTGQQETTNPNGDINTSYIDAASITTESENTCPGLLSVEVPAGYKITSTAVAYDMETASNGWKSEQRSILVCNTSGLKEDSISQGTGSSGGIQEYFRDGLSIANDLTGTVEFELRAWRTYGGTDCNPTWNRVVGDTFKVTITYEPLLNTETADVDVFSAYPNPVQNVLTVSAKEALSEVMLYNMLGQEIKHKPGTGAKEITLDTSNLAKGTYIVKAQTASGVKSLNVIKN from the coding sequence ATGAAAAAACAATTACTCTTTTTACTATTGATTCCGTTATCCGGCCTGTATGCCCAGGATTACACCCCGTTGCAGGTAAGTTCGGGATTTACTGCCGATGTCATCGCTGATGGACTGAACCCGTCGGCAGTGTCAACCAGCATCGCCGTGGATGCAGCCGATTTTAATTTTATGAGTGCCGATTTTCAGGCCAACGACGGCGACACGCCCCCGGCATACGCCTTGCCGGTTTCGGGACTCATCGAAAGCACTACGATATCCGGATTGACATACCAACTTGCGCCTTACTATGAAAACAACTCCTTAAGGATTGAGAGCCAGGATGAAGTCGGTTCGCTGACGTTTTCGAATCCCGTGATGGCGACCACACTCTATATTATGGCCTGTACCGGCAGCGGACAGGGAACCATTATCGGGAACATCTACTTCTCTGACGGAACCTCCCAGGAAATCACGCCTGTAGTCGTCCCTGACTGGTTTTACAGCAATGCATTGCCCGTCATCACATCCGGATTTGGCCGTGTGAACCGTGTTAACGATGTTATAGAAAACCCTGCGGGAAACCCAAGACTGTATCAGGTCGAGGTTGCCATATTGCCCGAAAACCAAGGCAAACTGATAAGCAGCATGGATTTTACCAAAACCTCATCAGCACAGGGGATCGTAAACATTTTTGCTGTGAGCGCCCATGTGCTCGGCAGCTGCCCCAGCCCGACCGAGTTTTTTGTTTCGAGCACCGCTGACGGCGCAGGCATTTCGTGGACGCCGTCTCCAATCGCGCCGGCATCCGGATATGATTATTATTATTCAACTGACCCTACTGAGCCTTCCGACATGCAGAACCCCAGCGGCAACGTAAATGCATCGACGACCTACGTATCCTTATCGGGGCTTGGCATCGGGCAGCATTATTATTTCTGGGTCCGTGCCAATTGCAGCGCTTCAGATAAAGGAACATGGCAATTGGTTGAGTTTACTACGGGACAACAGGAAACCACCAATCCTAATGGCGATATCAACACATCGTACATCGATGCGGCCAGTATCACGACCGAATCTGAAAATACCTGCCCCGGTCTATTGTCTGTAGAGGTGCCTGCCGGTTACAAAATTACGTCAACCGCGGTGGCCTACGATATGGAAACGGCCAGCAACGGATGGAAATCAGAGCAGCGTTCTATACTGGTCTGCAACACCAGCGGCCTGAAGGAAGACAGTATTTCGCAAGGAACCGGCAGTTCCGGCGGAATCCAGGAGTATTTCAGGGATGGACTCAGCATCGCCAATGACCTGACCGGGACAGTCGAATTCGAATTGCGTGCCTGGAGAACCTATGGCGGGACCGACTGCAACCCAACGTGGAACCGCGTTGTTGGCGACACTTTTAAAGTGACCATCACGTACGAGCCGCTTCTGAATACTGAGACCGCGGATGTTGATGTATTTTCCGCGTACCCTAATCCTGTGCAAAATGTATTGACCGTTTCCGCTAAAGAAGCCTTATCCGAAGTAATGCTGTATAACATGCTCGGTCAGGAAATCAAGCATAAGCCCGGAACAGGGGCCAAAGAAATAACATTGGACACTTCAAATCTTGCCAAAGGCACCTACATTGTCAAAGCTCAAACCGCATCCGGCGTGAAGTCATTGAATGTAATCAAGAACTAA
- the kynU gene encoding kynureninase, with protein sequence MTFQNTREFARQLDADDPLAKYRDEFIFPKVNGRQVIYFTGNSLGLQPKRTKAYVDEVMNDWANLAVEGHFYAEKPWWDYHERFAGPLGKIVGAKPTEVTVMNTLTVNLHLLMVSFYKPEVKRCKILCEAKAFPSDQYMIQSQVKFHGYDPNDAIVEIHRREGEHNIRLEDILSKIEEVGDELALVLIGGVNYYTGQVFDIKKITEAGHRAGAVVGWDLAHAAGNIKLELHDWNVDFAAWCSYKYMNSGPGNASGCFIHEKHHSDKKLNRFAGWWGHNKERRFKMEPDFDPVQGADGWQVSNLPILSLAPYLASVEMFAEVGMEALIGKRDNITGYLEFILSEIDKEVESTFEIITPSNPSERASQLSVFLHGEGRPLFDYLMKNGVITDWREPNVIRLAPVPLYCSYEDMYDFGQILKKGILG encoded by the coding sequence ATGACCTTCCAGAACACCCGCGAATTCGCACGGCAGCTCGATGCCGATGATCCTTTAGCAAAATACCGTGACGAGTTTATCTTCCCGAAAGTTAATGGCAGACAGGTCATTTATTTTACCGGGAACTCCCTCGGACTGCAGCCGAAACGGACAAAGGCATACGTGGACGAAGTCATGAACGATTGGGCAAACCTTGCCGTTGAAGGTCATTTTTATGCCGAAAAGCCATGGTGGGATTACCACGAACGTTTTGCCGGGCCGTTGGGTAAGATTGTCGGCGCCAAGCCAACTGAAGTCACGGTCATGAATACGCTGACGGTCAACCTGCACCTGCTGATGGTTTCGTTCTATAAGCCTGAAGTTAAAAGGTGCAAGATACTCTGTGAAGCCAAGGCTTTTCCGAGCGACCAGTACATGATCCAGAGCCAGGTGAAGTTCCATGGTTATGATCCAAATGATGCCATTGTAGAAATCCACCGCCGCGAAGGCGAACACAACATCCGCCTTGAGGACATCCTTTCAAAAATCGAAGAAGTCGGTGATGAACTGGCGCTCGTGCTGATTGGTGGTGTAAACTATTACACCGGACAGGTTTTCGATATCAAAAAAATCACTGAAGCGGGACACCGCGCCGGAGCGGTTGTGGGTTGGGACCTCGCGCATGCCGCCGGCAACATCAAACTTGAATTGCACGACTGGAATGTCGATTTTGCCGCATGGTGCAGTTACAAGTATATGAATTCCGGGCCTGGAAATGCATCCGGCTGTTTCATCCATGAAAAGCACCATTCCGACAAAAAGCTGAATCGTTTTGCAGGCTGGTGGGGACACAATAAGGAAAGGCGTTTTAAGATGGAGCCTGATTTCGATCCGGTACAGGGTGCTGACGGCTGGCAGGTGAGCAACCTTCCGATATTGTCACTGGCGCCGTACCTTGCATCAGTTGAGATGTTTGCAGAAGTTGGGATGGAAGCACTTATAGGAAAACGCGATAACATCACGGGCTACCTTGAGTTTATCCTGTCAGAAATCGACAAAGAAGTGGAAAGCACTTTTGAGATCATTACGCCATCAAATCCTTCCGAAAGGGCATCCCAGCTTTCGGTATTCCTTCACGGCGAGGGTCGCCCGTTATTCGATTACCTGATGAAAAACGGTGTGATTACGGATTGGCGCGAGCCGAACGTCATTCGCCTGGCACCAGTGCCTTTGTATTGTTCCTACGAAGACATGTACGATTTTGGCCAGATACTGAAGAAAGGGATTCTCGGATAA